The following proteins are encoded in a genomic region of Doryrhamphus excisus isolate RoL2022-K1 chromosome 6, RoL_Dexc_1.0, whole genome shotgun sequence:
- the LOC131131184 gene encoding ras association domain-containing protein 10-like, producing the protein MESEEGKISVWVCREEKLVSGLTKRTTCADVVQVLLEDQNLQQGASAGMLSGPSQSYCVVEKWRGFERILPNKTKILRLWSAWGDEQESVRFVLVKNDASLPNNGPRSAEARVVQSRENWGTGGVIRGPSGTCWTAATTNLSQERQRRIVRKAFRKLDKMNKKKEQALSKDQTSMEKMETLVHLVLSQDHTIRQQVQRLKELDQEIERYESKIHMDRIKTHGVNYVQDTYMEDFIFQGKVQAPDSNCTAETLLQFEEYARRCEEVLQLQEELAEREALMENITGKIQEELNRRWMKRRREERGGEDMMENFKEEMCLSVLDAHEDCASGDELTLEEERIKTQLNTSLYIGLRLKTDLDGVRGDLDLSLALWESKECELLDLLAKVESMEIEQNLCDDDDDDDDDASIKPDEGSRVEKSSIWVEQARGLSKTCNANDEDSDTGLSSMHSQDSDNPPVCESLV; encoded by the coding sequence ATGGAGTCAGAAGAAGGGAAGATCTCGGTGTGGGTCTGCAGGGAGGAGAAGCTGGTCTCGGGTCTGACTAAGCGCACCACATGCGCGGATGTGGTCCAGGTCCTGCTGGAAGACCAGAACTTGCAACAAGGTGCCTCAGCGGGCATGCTATCCGGTCCTTCTCAGTCTTACTGCGTGGTGGAGAAGTGGAGAGGCTTCGAGAGGATTTTACCCAACAAAACTAAAATACTTCGACTGTGGAGCGCTTGGGGGGACGAGCAGGAGAGCGTCCGCTTCGTCCTGGTCAAGAACGACGCGTCTTTACCCAATAACGGTCCTCGTAGCGCTGAGGCCAGGGTGGTCCAGAGTCGGGAGAACTGGGGGACCGGAGGAGTGATCCGTGGTCCCTCTGGGACCTGCTGGACCGCTGCGACCACTAACCTGTCGCAGGAACGTCAGAGGCGCATTGTGAGGAAAGCTTTCAGGAAGTTggataaaatgaacaaaaagaaaGAGCAGGCCCTTTCTAAAGACCAGACCTCCATGGAGAAAATGGAGACTCTTGTCCATTTGGTGCTTTCTCAAGATCACACCATACGTCAGCAGGTCCAGAGACTGAAGGAACTGGACCAGGAGATCGAACGTTACGAGTCTAAAATCCACATGGACCGCATAAAGACACATGGAGTTAACTACGTTCAGGACACCTACATGGAGGACTTCATATTCCAGGGAAAAGTGCAGGCTCCGGACTCGAACTGCACAGCTGAGACGCTCCTGCAGTTCGAAGAGTACGCGCGCCGTTGCGAGGAGGTGCTTCAGCTCCAGGAGGAGTTGGCGGAGCGTGAGGCGCTCATGGAGAACATCACAGGGAAGATACAGGAGGAGCTCAACCGCAGGTGGATGAAACGACGGCgggaggagagaggaggagaagaTATGATGGAGAACTTCAAGGAGGAAATGTGTCTCTCTGTGCTTGACGCGCATGAGGACTGCGCTTCCGGGGATGAGCTGActttggaggaggagaggatCAAAACCCAGCTGAACACCAGCCTCTACATAGGCCTTAGACTCAAGACGGACTTGGATGGCGTTAGAGGCGACTTGGACTTGAGTCTGGCTCTGTGGGAGAGCAAAGAGTGCGAACTCCTGGACCTTCTAGCCAAAGTGGAGTCCATGGAGATAGAGCAGAAtctttgtgatgatgatgatgacgatgacgatgatgcTAGTATAAAACCAGATGAAGGTTCACGAGTGGAGAAGAGCAGTATTTGGGTGGAGCAGGCCCGAGGACTATCCAAGACCTGCAATGCCAATGATGAGGACTCGGACACGGGTCTGAGCTCCATGCACAGTCAGGACTCTGACAATCCTCCTGTGTGTGAGTCTCTAGTGTAG